The following are encoded together in the Anopheles nili chromosome 3, idAnoNiliSN_F5_01, whole genome shotgun sequence genome:
- the LOC128727723 gene encoding WASH complex subunit 3 — protein MDSIAVQKHELPPTNQKRMVAFINHFIVSTVTFLNKFASDCETRFINYEHKIQNLEASLMIVEAKLASIDVLRQTSVPNSAPVKTDQNQSEDNETIAQVKNEVPNAEVEHKDTEGNERISGTHPDTPTVEKDPKYDLYFKMLHMGVPLGAVKNKISSEGLDPNYIDQFL, from the exons ATGGATTCAATTGCTGTACAAAAACATGAA TTACCACCAACCAATCAAAAACGTATGGTTGCATTTATAAACCATTTCATCGTGAGCACTGTGACGTTTCTGAATAAATTTGCTTCTGATTGCGAGACCAGATTTATAAACTATGAGCATAAGATACAAAATTTGGAAGCCTCACTTATGATCGTTGAAGCGAAATTGGCATCGATTGATGTACTCAGGCAAACCAGTGTTCCTAATAGCGCTCCAGTGAAAACAGACCAGAATCAAAGTGAAGATAACGAGACTATTGCGCAAGTAAAGAATGAAGTTCCCAATGCTGAAGTGGAACATAAAGACACAGAAGGCAACGAACGCATTTCCGGGACACATCCCGATACACCAACCGTGGAAAAAGATCCTAAATATGATTTGTACTTCAAAATGCTTCACATGGGTGTACCACTGGGAGCAGTGAAAAACAAGATTTCATCAGAAGGGCTAGATCCCAACTATATTGATCAGTTCCTGTAA
- the LOC128724405 gene encoding anaphase-promoting complex subunit 2-like, which produces MIIDQFFQIIINFPMSQAAVDDLKFCLSKINLKRCFVTTIRDMLQDRLLHPGVDTPDILTGYVAALKTLAYFDTSAVLLRSITKPIKDYLRGRTDTVRCVVTSFTGDGTSDLAEELAKNENVKPKATESDKIDSDDWKNWQPDPVNIAPAALKYLTLNKQADIISMVVDIYGSKEIFVNEYRNLLAERLLSQVEFNPEKEVKHLELLKSRFGESLLHSCDVMLKDISDSKRINAHIHSPDSGFNEELPFQVSALIVSSQFWPTFKKETMELPVCIKDMFEKYTKAYESYKVNRTLQWTPLNGKVTIDVEHNGKVQEMQVTPAQAAIAIHFSEQPQWELDCLGQKMNMPPIVLRKRLVFWQSQGFIRETRENLFVLIDKSSGNDKLSNQIQVQSNEGCEEEEAESAMESASDQREEELQVFWSYIEAMLTNLDSLPLDRIHQMLKMFASQVDFTQDELKHILQRKVREHKLVYAGGVYQLPKFVLNFVFLCLIMSKKKGKASAATKDVELNFDKLSLNEKKIPTNDATRAHECAAELPSVPPDQLTPWLALDCEMVGVGPIGRDHMLARVSIVNEHGNVLVDCYVKPQQIVKDYRTEISGILPEHIAGGVDFKAIREVVRKLISGRILVGHALRNDLMVLNLRHPKYNIRDTARYRPIAKKARSFGTPSLKSIAYAFLGEDIQDGSHDSVEDARAAMKIYLLFQKEWETSSQTVRKV; this is translated from the exons ATGATCATCGATCAGTTTTTTCAAATCATCATAAACTTCCCCATGTCACAAGCGGCGGTTGACGATTTAAAGTTCTGCTTGAGTAAGATCAATTTGAAGCGTTGTTTCGTAACCACCATCCGCGACATGTTGCAAGATCGTCTACTCCATCCGGGCGTAGATACGCCCGATATTCTAACCGGCTACGTGGCAGCACTGAAAACGTTGGCATATTTCGATACCAGTGCGGTGCTCTTGCGTTCCATAACCAAGCCAATCAAAGATTATCTGCGGGGTCGAACCGATACGGTTCGATGTGTTGTTACCAGTTTTACCGGGGACGGTACATCGGATCTCGCGGAGGAGCTCGCCAAGAATGAGAACGTCAAGCCGAAGGCGACCGAAAGTGATAAAATTGATAGTGACGATTGGAAGAACTGGCAACCGGACCCCGTGAATATAGCCCCGGCAGCACTAAAATACCTCACGTTAAACAAACAAGCCGACATTATATCAATGGTAGTGGATATCTACGGTAGTAAGGAAATTTTCGTCAACGAATACCGCAATTTACTGGCGGAGAGGTTACTTTCCCAGGTGGAATTCAACCCCGAAAAAGAAGTAAAGCATTTGGAGTTACTTAAATCCCGATTCGGAGAGAGTCTGCTGCACAGTTGCGATGTGATGCTAAAGGATATATCGGATTCGAAACGAATCAACGCTCACATTCATTCGCCAGATTCTGGATTCAACGAGGAATTGCCGTTTCAAGTTTCTGCCTTAATCGTTTCTTCACAATTTTGGCCTACGtttaaaaaggaaacgatGGAGCTGCCAGTGTGCATAAAAGACATGTTTGAAAAGTACACGAAAGCGTACGAGTCGTACAAAGTCAATCGAACGCTGCAATGGACACCGCTCAACGGGAAGGTTACGATCGACGTAGAACATAATGGCAAAGTGCAAGAGATGCAGGTGACACCTGCCCAAGCTGCCATTGCGATTCACTTTAGCGAGCAAC CGCAATGGGAACTGGATTGTCTAGGCCAGAAGATGAACATGCCTCCTATAGTATTGCGAAAGCGTTTGGTGTTTTGGCAATCGCAGGGTTTTATACGCGAAACGAGAGAAaacttgtttgttttgatagACAAAAGCTCTGGAAACGATAAACTTTCCAATCAAATACAGGTTCAATCGAACGAGGGATGCGAGGAAGAGGAAGCAGAGAGTGCAATGGAATCCGCAAGCGATCAGCGGGAAGAGGAACTACAGGTGTTCTGGTCGTACATTGAAGCGATGCTAACCAATCTAGATTCATTGCCGTTGGACCGTATTCATCAGATGTTGAAAATGTTCGCTTCTCAAGTTGATTTCACGCAAGATGAGCTAAAACACATTCTGCAGCGGAAGGTTCGCGAGCACAAGCTTGTGTACGCTGGAGGTGTATATCAGCTCCCGAAA TTTGTGCTCAACTTTGTTTTCCTGTGTTTAATCATGTcgaaaaagaagggaaaag CTTCGGCAGCAACTAAAGATGTGGAACTGAATTTCGATAAATTATCGCTCAACGAAA AAAAAATACCAACGAACGATGCCACACGTGCTCATGAATGCGCAGCAGAATTGCCGTCCGTTCCACCGGACCAACTCACTCCATGGTTGGCATTAGATTGCGAAATGGTAGGTGTCGGACCGATTGGCAGAGACCATATGTTAGCTCGTGTATCTATCGTGAATGAGCATGGAAATGTCCTTGTTGATTGCTACGTTAAACCACAACAAATCGTGAAGGACTATCGAACTGAAATCAGCGGTATTCTACCAGAACATATAGCCGGTGGCGTTGATTTTAAAGCCATACGCGAAGTGGTGAGAAAACTCATTTCGGGACGAATTTTAGTTGGACACGCGTTGAGGAATGATCTTATGGTGCTCAATTTACGACATCCTAAATA CAATATTCGAGACACAGCCCGTTACCGTCCGATTGCAAAAAAAGCGCGCTCATTCGGAACACCCAGCTTAAAAAGCATAGCCTATGCATTTCTTGGAGAAGACATTCAAGACGGTTCACACGACTCCGTGGAAGACGCCAGAGCTGCAATGAAGATTTATTTGCTGTTTCAAAAAGAATGGGAAACTTCTTCCCAAACTGTGCGAAAAGTTTGA
- the LOC128724403 gene encoding serine-rich adhesin for platelets-like, translating to MANVRILVFTSILLSTLVLAGKSGNAACKNCKTKAGHHNQRLIASPINLLNPDRYEFFTLDDKGKVIKRIMTFKEIQSIVAGSDVNGLKLFANKNNNDRIVSSVVSNVRNVLNNELNLMNGHEHNEVAELPISDVISEQHEPPLVTTEHVLDKFSQNGEDTSVGSATSRPTVQTTLKQMEKITALPAIQLIEHDYTTRWMLKTTGKPAASTTQQTKERTTERTTIKPMTSSTVQVPTRTTYQVTESSTAQRTSTVRPTERSTTEEPIVRLSSKLTTPRTTYQPTTETRTAGPSHKSTISSSERPTEKTTPVSSLKFSSDRRSTTTTTTTTTTTTTTVQPPETTSLKVTQTPPTVARSTEAPLLKTNVDVKQSTNPSTSFDPPILKVVEPTTVTFRSPETSSLKLAEQTTTTVKPIEVVVTKTSPSTLEAVVEISTEKLTQTPHSVEVSASESAMEYSNEEFTEKWSDSSSETPSYTSEELSTEASTEELATKQFEFANQPSTKGAEEMDVTNPTVSSSVATKINTKATTVSSVHVEEPVKDLQLNLKDAQINATPIEQIIDIGSLSSLLKDSDTQFGNMVNETRTNFDSTSHPELGNEQTETPTLSMSSMTDTIPFTTSLEMDSSTSIDSTDEGENSDQDSYEAQLSTHSFSSQDLPSTTDGSFRPSQTDHKLYMVQDTSTIPSDAQHAIHKIIESLQSVNDNSASDESVEEESLENTNSMDPPGMSYDTDAQSSINAIIQSLGQGTVGSADSLLFSLTTEPMTTTEEDLTTTTTTTTTQAASTSKTMPVVSSIPPTNPTTLRPLEEVVPAVPEQSSNFNYNTNIMDTIEKFLNTFARFPSEPTYSANLTKLDILSEYPPEINMTDYVDRTATVASVLKFLPFKPLAAESVNDDSSGVESSEDSSSDSDAQMDQPILGETVASFMKLGEMLTMDNKMSSTEVPVTVQLELKTVMDEEETELLRFLAICSNLGTKVYDHLTGAITEHSLSGRSLVYSPFATITTLSMLFLGTRGTTAESINGVIGLDEMTSFNPHLFFKTVAEDLKPKHRRTPAIFDGTDSRERTSSFSRTLLSDESRGGLQRFFKARIQEIYSTVAETVDFRQKDMLLRHMNGDFPRDYVDTLKQLQSPLVSISRNRYRHECNDATTYGMMDFNGGRTETSNTTITMPSVTFRSGFSTGFSRVLDSTILALPGSTSNVSVFFLKPSNPDGLAELEAQLRTQNVSSVLKLFPDETVRTAYAEVQLPYFTQSTIYNMTRSVQQLGLRNLFEPNVANFNGLQDSATSKLHLSEFIQTDSFALCGGDGTVGRTLPFRSFSTNLAKQVTLDGGRLKRRNRRKLVRRNRAVFSPPNAPDSTLVFDTPFMYLVRHNPTGMILYMGRFVGISSE from the exons ATGGCTAATGTACGGATTTTAGTGTTTACATCAATACTGCTCAGCACGCTCGTGTTGGCTGGTAAAAGTGGCAATGCCGCCtgtaaaaactgcaaaactaA GGCTGGACACCACAATCAGCGGTTAATAGCGAGCCCGATTAATCTACTCAACCCGGATAGGTATGAGTTTTTCACCCTCGACGACAAAGGAAAGGTGATAAAACGGATCATGACGTTCAAGGAAATTCAGAGCATCGTAGCTGGAAGTGATGTAAACGGGCTTAAATTGTTTgcgaacaaaaataacaacgaTCGAATTGTATCGAGCGTTGTGTCCAATGTACGCAATGTCCTTAATAACGAGCTTAATCTTATGAACGGTCACGAGCATAATGAAGTGGCTGAACTGCCAATATCGGATGTGATAAGCGAACAGCATGAGCCTCCTCTTGTGACCACGGAGCACGTGTTGGACAAGTTTAGCCAAAATGGAGAGGATACGTCAGTGGGAAGCGCAACTTCCAGACCAACGGTACAAACGACGTTGAAGCAGATGGAAAAGATCACCGCACTGCCCGCCATTCAGCTGATCGAGCACGACTACACCACTAGGTGGATGTTGAAAACAACTGGAAAACCAGCCGCCAGCACGACCCAGCAAACGAAGGAGCGAACAACCGAACGGACAACGATAAAACCAATGACAAGCTCAACGGTACAAGTTCCGACTCGTACGACATACCAGGTCACGGAATCTTCAACGGCACAACGAACTTCGACGGTTCGTCCCACGGAAAGATCAACAACCGAGGAACCGATAGTACGGCTGTCGTCCAAATTAACGACACCGAGGACAACTTACCAGCCAACGACCGAAACGCGCACAGCAGGGCCATCTCACAAGTCCACCATAAGTTCCTCTGAACGACCGACGGAAAAAACTACCCCCGTTTCATCGTTGAAATTCTCCAGTGATCGACGATCTAcaactacgacgacgacgacaacaacaactactactactactgttCAACCACCGGAAACTACATCGTTGAAAGTGACCCAAACACCGCCAACCGTTGCTCGATCGACGGAAGCTCCACTGTTGAAAACGAATGTGGATGTTAAGCAGTCCACAAATCCTTCTACATCCTTCGATCCTCCTATATTGAAGGTTGTCGAACCAACGACGGTAACATTTCGTTCGCCTGAAACATCATCGTTAAAATTGGCTGaacaaacgacgacgacagtgAAACCCATCGAAGTTGTAGTGACGAAAACCTCACCGAGTACCCTGGAAGCTGTGGTGGAGATATCAACGGAAAAGCTAACGCAAACACCGCATTCTGTGGAAGTGTCCGCAAGCGAAAGTGCAATGGAATATTCAAACGAAGAATTTACCGAAAAATGGAGCGATAGTTCGAGTGAAACTCCTTCCTACACTTCGGAGGAACTCTCAACGGAAGCATCAACTGAGGAGCTAGCAACAAAACAGTTTGAATTTGCGAATCAACCATCGACTAAAGGTGCTGAGGAAATGGATGTGACGAATCCAACCGTAAGCAGCTCAGTTGCAAccaaaattaatacaaaagCCACCACAGTTTCGTCGGTGCACGTTGAGGAGCCTGTAAAGGATTtacaattaaatttgaaaGACGCGCAAATCAATGCAACGCCCATTGAGCAGATTATTGACATTGGATCCTTAAGTTCATTGCTCAAGGATTCTGACACGCAGTTTGGGAACATGGTGAATGAAACACGCACAAACTTTGACTCAACTTCACACCCAGAGCTAGGCAATGAGCAAACGGAAACGCCTACACTCTCGATGAGCAGTATGACCGATACAATACCCTTTACAACATCGTTGGAAATGGATAGTTCCACATCTATTGATTCCACCGACGAAGGGGAGAATAGTGACCAGGACTCGTACGAAGCTCAGCTATCGACACACAGCTTTTCCAGTCAAGATCTCCCGTCTACAACCGACGGTAGCTTTAGGCCTTCGCAAACGGACCACAAACTATACATGGTGCAGGATACATCTACTATTCCCTCGGATGCGCAGCATGCTATCCACAAGATTATCGAATCGCTTCAATCGGTCAACGACAACTCCGCAAGTGATGAGTCCGTTGAAGAGGAATCACTCGAAAACACCAACTCAATGGATCCTCCCGGGATGAGCTATGATACGGATGCTCAAAGCTCAATAAACGCAATTATACAATCACTTGGACAAGGAACGGTGGGCAGTGCCGATAGTTTGCTATTTTCCCTCACTACTGAACCTATGACGACCACGGAAGAGGACcttacaacaacaacaacaacaacaacaactcaAGCGGCTTCTACATCGAAAACGATGCCGGTGGTAAGTTCGATTCCGCCAACAAACCCGACAACATTACGCCCACTGGAAGAAGTGGTTCCAGCGGTACCGGAACAGTCGAGTAATTTCAACTACAACACTAACATTATGGATACAATTGAGAAGTTTTTGAACACGTTCGCAAGGTTCCCAAGTGAGCCCACTTATTCGGCGAACCTCACAAAGCTAGACATTCTAAGCGAGTATCCACCCGAGATCAATATGACCGATTATGTTGATCGTACGGCAACGGTAGCATCGGTGTTGAAATTCCTACCATTTAAACCGCTTGCAGCCGAGTCGGTGAACGATGATTCGAGTGGCGTTGAGTCATCGGAGGACAGCTCCAGTGACTCGGATGCCCAGATGGATCAGCCCATTTTAGGTGAAACGGTTGCGTCCTTCATGAAGCTCGGCGAAATGCTTACGATGGACAATAAGATGAGTTCCACGGAGGTTCCCGTGACGGTGCAGTTGGAGCTGAAAACGGTTATGGACGAGGAAGAAACCGAACTGCTGCGGTTCCTGGCGATCTGCAGCAATTTGGGTACGAAGGTGTACGATCACCTAACCGGTGCGATCACTGAGCATTCGCTGAGCGGCCGTAGTCTCGTGTACTCGCCGTTTGCCACCATAACCACGTTGTCGATGCTTTTCCTTGGCACCCGGGGCACGACGGCGGAAAGCATTAACGGGGTGATAGGACTCGACGAGATGACGTCCTTTAATccgcatttgtttttcaaaaccgTTGCCGAAGACTTGAAACCGAAGCATCGTCGTACGCCCGCCATTTTCGACGGTACTGACAGTCGAGAGCGGACTTCTAGCTTCTCGCGGACACTGTTGAGTGACGAGTCGCGTGGTGGCTTGCAGAGGTTTTTCAAAGCGCGCATTCAGGAAATCTACTCCACCGTTGCGGAAACGGTCGACTTCCGCCAAAAGGACATGCTGTTGCGGCATATGAACGGTGACTTCCCGCGGGATTACGTGGACACGCTGAAACAGCTGCAATCACCGTTGGTGTCCATCAGCAGGAATCGATATCGC CACGAATGCAATGACGCCACGACGTACGGGATGATGGATTTCAACGGAGGCCGTACGGAGACTTCAAACACCACAATCACAATGCCGAGCGTTACATTCCGGTCGGGATTCTCAACCGGATTCTCTCGGGTGCTGGATTCAACTATTCTTGCCCTGCCCGGGTCGACAAGCAATGTGTCCGTATTCTTTTTGAAACCTTCCAATCCCGATGGTCTTGCCGAGCTTGAGGCACAACTTCGAACGCAGAATGTATCGAGCGTGTTGAAACTGTTCCCGGATGAAACGGTGCGAACCGCATATGCTGAGGTGCAGCTGCCCTACTTTACGCAAAGCACTATCTACAACATGACCAGAAGCGTGCAGCAGCTGGGGTTGCGCAATCTGTTTGAACCAAACGTTGCAAACTTCAACGGACTGCAAGATTCGGCCACCTCAAAGCTGCACCTATCGGAGTTTATTCAGACCGATTCATTTGCGTTATGTGGTGGCGATGGAACTGTAGGCCGGACGTTGCCGTTCCGTAGCTTTTCGACCAATCTGGCCAAACAGGTCACCCTCGATGGCGGTAGACTGAAGAGACGCAACCGTCGAAAACTGGTGCGTCGAAATCGTGCCGTTTTTAGTCCGCCGAATGCCCCAGACAGCACGCTCGTGTTTGATACGCCGTTTATGTACCTGGTTAGACATAATCCGACTGGAATGATCTTGTACATGGGACGGTTTGTGGGAATCTCTAGCGAATAG